From Flavobacterium sp. 102, a single genomic window includes:
- a CDS encoding dihydrofolate reductase, which translates to MITLIAAVAENNALGKDNQLLWHLPEDFKRFKALTSGHYIIMGRKTFESFPKPLPNRTHVVISRQKNYQPEGCIVVDSLEKAIEVCPKEEDVFVIGGGQIYKQSIALADKVDITRVHHSFEADTYFPEIKLDEWQLVFSEFHPKDERHQFDFTFQTFVRK; encoded by the coding sequence ATGATTACACTCATAGCCGCTGTAGCGGAAAACAATGCGCTTGGCAAAGACAATCAATTACTTTGGCATTTGCCAGAGGATTTCAAAAGATTCAAAGCGTTGACTTCTGGACATTATATCATTATGGGCAGAAAGACTTTTGAAAGTTTTCCAAAACCATTACCCAATAGAACGCATGTTGTTATTTCACGCCAAAAAAACTACCAACCCGAAGGTTGCATTGTAGTTGATTCCTTGGAAAAAGCCATTGAAGTTTGTCCCAAAGAAGAAGACGTTTTTGTGATCGGTGGCGGCCAAATATACAAACAATCTATAGCTTTAGCAGATAAAGTTGACATTACTCGCGTGCATCATTCCTTTGAAGCTGACACTTATTTTCCGGAGATTAAGTTAGACGAATGGCAATTGGTTTTTTCGGAGTTCCATCCAAAAGACGAGCGACACCAATTCGATTTTACTTTCCAAACCTTTGTTCGAAAATAA
- a CDS encoding BamA/TamA family outer membrane protein, with protein MKKSIAKISLFILIGLIIFGCDSTKRVPDGKRLLTKNDIYVDDKKDNGEDITNQLYQKQNSSILGYRLRLNLYNLAKPKSDSLFKDKMIKNPKRYYRKAKWLSKKQVKRLGESFLYSGLDDFLRKTGEAPVVLDTSSTRKSIRRLKSYYYNRGYFDVTAKYKIDSVDQKKVKLKYDINTGKPYIIDSISANISSKPLDSIYELRKRNSFIKTGQRYETSNFNEEKKRITEDFRNNGAFRFQQNYVNFDIDTIGKKHKPNVYLNIDDESIRTEDSITTKPFELYKISKVNIFTDHSPTNPNAAIQDSVTYNDINLYSVNKLKYRPKALTDGIFVTKGNYFSDFRTSVTSRYLSNLKVFNYPLIQYVEDPTQKNSLIANVYLTPRKKYTFGFSTDFTHSNIQDFGITGNTFLGIRNVFNGAETFEIGFRGNIGSSKDLANPNNTFFNISEIGVDAKLNFPRIFLPFKTDKIIPKTMIPYTTLSVGYSKQTNIGLDKQNFTSSLSYNWTPKRNTTFKFDLINIQFVKNLNPSNYFNIYKSSYNTVNEIAQSYPTVNPAHFEDGNLRIEDGVLSFFDDVGDGLVPVTLADAKSLLSIVERRARLIENNLIFASNVTFTKTSKKDLFDNEFYAIKAKVESAGNVLALIAKASEQLKNQNGANTFLDVEFSQYIKTEFEYIKHWDLSRKKVVAVKAFGGIAIPYGNSDDVPFSRSYFAGGTNDIRAWQSYSLGPGASGSFLDFNEANMKLTFSAEFRFNIFQKLNGALFTDVGNIWNVLDNTEEEDYIFNGLKSLENIAVGTGFGFRYDFNFFIIRLDLGFKTYNPALEENERWFREIRFNKSVLNIGINYPF; from the coding sequence TTGAAAAAGAGTATCGCAAAAATATCACTATTTATTCTAATTGGGCTAATTATCTTTGGTTGTGACTCTACAAAAAGAGTTCCTGATGGGAAGAGACTACTCACCAAAAATGACATTTACGTTGATGACAAAAAAGACAATGGTGAAGACATTACCAATCAGTTGTATCAAAAACAAAACAGCTCTATTTTAGGATATCGTCTTCGCTTGAACCTTTATAATTTGGCAAAGCCAAAATCAGATTCGTTGTTCAAGGACAAAATGATTAAAAATCCGAAACGTTATTACCGCAAAGCCAAATGGCTTTCTAAAAAACAAGTCAAACGTTTAGGAGAATCTTTCTTATATTCAGGTCTGGACGATTTTTTGAGAAAAACAGGAGAAGCGCCAGTAGTATTAGACACCTCAAGTACCCGAAAATCAATTCGCCGATTGAAATCCTATTATTATAATCGCGGTTATTTTGATGTAACAGCCAAATATAAAATTGACAGCGTCGACCAGAAAAAAGTCAAGCTCAAATATGACATCAATACCGGAAAGCCTTATATTATTGATAGTATTAGCGCTAATATTTCGAGCAAACCTTTGGATTCCATTTACGAGTTGCGAAAAAGAAATTCATTTATCAAAACCGGTCAACGATATGAAACGAGTAATTTTAACGAAGAAAAGAAACGCATCACCGAAGACTTTAGAAACAATGGTGCTTTTCGCTTCCAACAAAATTATGTCAACTTTGATATTGATACCATCGGTAAAAAGCACAAGCCTAATGTTTATTTAAACATTGATGATGAAAGTATCAGAACAGAAGACAGTATCACTACAAAACCTTTTGAACTGTACAAAATCAGTAAAGTAAATATTTTCACTGATCACAGTCCAACCAATCCCAATGCGGCTATTCAAGATAGCGTAACCTACAACGACATCAATTTATACAGTGTCAACAAATTAAAATACCGTCCAAAAGCACTTACTGATGGTATTTTTGTAACGAAAGGCAATTATTTTTCAGATTTCAGAACCTCGGTAACTTCCAGATATTTGAGTAATCTGAAAGTGTTTAATTATCCTTTGATTCAATATGTAGAAGATCCAACGCAAAAAAACAGTTTGATTGCCAACGTATATTTGACCCCGAGAAAAAAATATACATTTGGATTTTCCACGGATTTTACACATTCCAACATTCAGGATTTTGGGATAACCGGAAATACCTTCTTAGGTATTCGTAATGTATTCAATGGTGCCGAAACGTTTGAAATTGGGTTTAGAGGCAATATTGGTTCGTCTAAAGATTTGGCCAATCCAAACAATACTTTCTTCAATATTTCCGAAATCGGAGTGGACGCCAAGTTGAATTTCCCTCGTATCTTTTTGCCTTTCAAAACAGACAAAATCATTCCGAAAACAATGATTCCTTATACCACTTTGAGTGTAGGTTATTCTAAACAAACGAATATCGGATTAGACAAACAAAACTTTACAAGTTCACTCAGCTACAATTGGACGCCTAAAAGAAACACCACATTCAAATTTGATTTAATCAACATACAGTTCGTTAAAAATTTAAATCCGTCTAACTACTTTAACATTTACAAATCTTCATACAACACGGTTAACGAAATAGCACAAAGTTATCCAACCGTAAATCCGGCGCATTTTGAAGATGGAAATCTCAGAATCGAAGACGGTGTTTTGTCGTTCTTTGATGATGTTGGTGACGGACTTGTACCGGTAACTTTAGCGGATGCCAAATCGTTATTGAGTATCGTAGAAAGGAGAGCAAGATTGATTGAGAACAACTTAATTTTTGCTTCGAATGTTACTTTTACCAAAACATCCAAAAAAGATTTATTCGACAACGAGTTTTATGCCATCAAAGCCAAAGTAGAATCTGCCGGTAATGTACTGGCATTAATCGCAAAAGCTTCGGAGCAATTAAAAAATCAAAATGGCGCCAATACCTTTTTGGACGTCGAATTTTCTCAATACATCAAAACCGAATTTGAGTACATCAAACATTGGGATTTGAGTCGAAAAAAAGTGGTGGCTGTTAAAGCTTTTGGAGGCATAGCGATTCCTTACGGAAATTCGGATGACGTTCCTTTTTCACGAAGTTACTTTGCCGGCGGGACGAATGATATCAGAGCTTGGCAATCTTATAGTTTAGGACCTGGCGCAAGTGGTAGCTTTTTAGATTTTAATGAAGCGAATATGAAACTGACTTTTAGTGCTGAATTTAGATTTAACATTTTTCAAAAATTAAACGGCGCGCTCTTTACTGATGTGGGTAATATTTGGAATGTATTGGACAATACTGAAGAAGAAGATTATATTTTTAACGGATTAAAATCACTCGAAAATATAGCGGTCGGTACCGGATTCGGATTCCGATACGACTTCAATTTCTTCATCATTCGATTGGATTTAGGATTTAAAACCTATAACCCGGCATTGGAAGAAAATGAAAGATGGTTCAGAGAAATACGTTTTAACAAATCAGTTCTAAATATTGGAATAAATTATCCTTTCTAA
- a CDS encoding 2TM domain-containing protein, translating to MENNQHELYEYARDRIKQKKRLFVHFIVLAISSLFLFVANHWLNFHDETNWWIWIVTVWSCIFIFHIIKVLITDSFMNKNWERAQIDKLMLKQTKKIEKLKNDLENSNPTP from the coding sequence ATGGAAAATAATCAACACGAATTATATGAATATGCGAGAGACAGAATCAAACAAAAAAAGCGTTTGTTTGTACATTTTATTGTTCTGGCTATTAGCAGTCTGTTTTTATTTGTAGCCAATCATTGGTTGAACTTTCACGATGAAACCAATTGGTGGATTTGGATTGTGACCGTTTGGTCTTGTATTTTTATTTTCCATATCATTAAAGTACTCATTACAGATAGCTTTATGAATAAAAACTGGGAAAGAGCACAAATAGACAAGCTAATGCTCAAACAAACCAAGAAAATCGAAAAACTGAAAAACGACTTGGAGAATTCAAACCCAACACCATAA
- the ubiE gene encoding bifunctional demethylmenaquinone methyltransferase/2-methoxy-6-polyprenyl-1,4-benzoquinol methylase UbiE, producing the protein MSKQITPYKESTLGKKEQVTQMFDTISGEYDGLNRVISMGIDVKWRKKVIELVKAKNPEIALDIATGTGDLAIMMAESTAAKKIIGLDLSVGMLEVGKKKILDKNLSDKIEMVVGDSENIPYPDNYFDAITVSFGIRNFETLEKGLAEIYRVLKPNGIFVILETSVPTKFPFKQGYGFYTKFILPLIGKLFSKDNKAYGYLSESAANFPFGEALNNILRKISFIDCKAMPQTFGVATIYTATKK; encoded by the coding sequence ATGTCAAAGCAAATTACACCTTATAAAGAATCAACTTTAGGTAAAAAAGAACAAGTCACCCAAATGTTTGATACCATTTCTGGAGAATATGACGGTTTGAACAGGGTCATTTCGATGGGAATTGATGTCAAATGGAGAAAGAAAGTAATTGAATTGGTCAAAGCCAAAAATCCTGAAATTGCCCTTGACATTGCCACCGGAACAGGAGATTTAGCGATTATGATGGCCGAATCAACGGCTGCTAAGAAAATTATCGGTTTAGATTTATCGGTTGGTATGCTGGAAGTAGGTAAGAAAAAAATTCTCGACAAAAACTTGTCAGACAAAATAGAAATGGTCGTTGGAGACAGCGAAAACATTCCTTATCCTGACAATTATTTTGACGCCATTACGGTTTCTTTTGGTATCAGAAATTTTGAAACTTTAGAAAAAGGTTTGGCTGAAATTTACAGGGTTTTAAAACCCAACGGCATTTTTGTGATTTTAGAAACTTCGGTACCAACGAAATTTCCATTCAAGCAAGGATATGGTTTTTATACCAAATTTATTCTTCCGTTAATCGGAAAACTATTTTCAAAAGACAACAAGGCTTATGGTTATCTGTCAGAATCAGCCGCTAATTTTCCTTTTGGCGAAGCCTTAAACAATATTTTGCGAAAAATTTCGTTTATAGATTGTAAAGCCATGCCACAAACGTTTGGAGTAGCGACCATTTATACCGCCACAAAAAAATAA
- a CDS encoding porin family protein, with translation MKKLIVLFILFNLTAQAQFGKGTFAKDPIVNLENFDKQRVYWGYFLGFSTFDFKTDYKVPGQDINVKGNSGFNVGLVGVLRLHEYVELRFEPGLYYASRTLTYSGFTDERDALREVKATYIDFPLMLKFSSLRTGNIRPYLLGGVGSTLNLSSNSKSKDDNSEQKFRVKPWTQNYTVGFGIDLYFEYFKFSPSIRGVFGFNDELIRDDDPNSPWTGNVESLKTRAVLINFTFH, from the coding sequence ATGAAGAAATTAATTGTCCTTTTTATCCTATTTAACCTTACTGCGCAAGCGCAATTTGGAAAAGGTACTTTTGCCAAAGACCCTATTGTTAACTTAGAGAATTTTGACAAGCAAAGAGTCTATTGGGGTTACTTTTTAGGTTTTAGTACCTTCGATTTCAAAACCGATTACAAAGTACCCGGACAAGATATTAACGTAAAAGGCAATAGTGGTTTTAATGTTGGATTGGTTGGCGTGTTGAGATTGCACGAATATGTAGAATTGCGTTTCGAACCGGGATTGTATTATGCCAGCCGAACATTGACTTACTCAGGATTCACCGACGAGAGAGATGCTTTAAGAGAAGTAAAAGCCACTTATATTGACTTTCCTTTAATGTTAAAGTTTTCTTCTTTGCGAACCGGAAACATTAGGCCTTACTTACTTGGCGGCGTTGGAAGCACGTTAAATTTATCGAGTAATTCCAAATCAAAAGACGACAACTCGGAGCAAAAATTCAGGGTAAAACCTTGGACACAAAACTACACTGTTGGTTTTGGTATTGATTTATACTTTGAATACTTCAAATTTTCGCCTTCTATCAGAGGTGTATTCGGATTTAATGATGAGTTAATCCGCGATGACGACCCGAATAGTCCGTGGACAGGAAACGTGGAGTCTTTGAAAACCCGTGCGGTTTTAATCAACTTTACTTTCCACTAG
- a CDS encoding isoamylase early set domain-containing protein yields the protein MAIKKQVIKTKPVVKVTFSIEAKEANTAAVVGDFNNWNPSEGELSKLKNGTFKATFDLPKDNSFEFKYLVDGSYVNDPEADSYAYNEFAGAENSVLAL from the coding sequence ATGGCTATCAAGAAACAAGTTATAAAAACAAAACCGGTTGTTAAAGTTACCTTTTCAATCGAGGCAAAAGAAGCAAATACAGCAGCAGTAGTAGGAGATTTTAACAACTGGAATCCATCGGAAGGTGAATTATCAAAATTGAAAAACGGAACTTTCAAAGCTACTTTTGATTTACCAAAAGACAACTCTTTCGAGTTTAAATATTTAGTGGATGGTTCGTATGTAAACGATCCTGAGGCAGACAGTTATGCTTATAACGAATTTGCCGGAGCAGAAAATAGTGTGTTAGCACTATAG
- a CDS encoding RNA methyltransferase, which yields MVSKNQIKLITSLQHKKYRNEHQLFIAEGVKVIQELLLSNIVLEHLFVTEAIFEKINSSQKTGINEAEMKRISVLTSPSSCLAIFKIPKVAKIEEKGLIVALDDIRDPGNLGTIIRLCDWFGVKQLVCSNETVDVYNPKVIQATMGSITRVNVSYVDLNEFVSHTSLPVFGTFMDGKNIYKETLPADCVLIFGNEANGISPTLEKSIKNRIAIPRFGDVQQTESLNVATATAIFLSEFRRNQ from the coding sequence ATGGTTAGTAAAAACCAAATAAAATTAATTACCAGTCTTCAACATAAAAAATACCGAAACGAGCATCAATTGTTTATAGCCGAAGGTGTAAAAGTAATACAGGAATTGTTATTATCAAATATAGTTTTGGAACATTTATTCGTTACAGAAGCTATTTTTGAAAAGATTAATTCGTCGCAAAAAACAGGGATTAATGAGGCTGAAATGAAAAGAATTTCGGTCTTAACTTCACCGAGTTCTTGCCTCGCTATTTTCAAAATCCCGAAAGTTGCCAAAATCGAAGAGAAAGGGTTAATTGTCGCTTTAGATGATATTCGCGATCCGGGAAATTTAGGTACGATTATCCGACTTTGTGACTGGTTTGGTGTTAAACAATTGGTTTGTTCCAATGAAACTGTCGATGTCTACAACCCAAAGGTAATTCAGGCAACGATGGGTTCGATTACAAGAGTCAATGTAAGTTATGTGGATTTGAATGAATTTGTTTCCCATACTTCGCTTCCGGTTTTCGGGACGTTCATGGATGGAAAGAATATTTACAAAGAAACTTTACCAGCAGACTGCGTTTTAATTTTTGGTAATGAAGCCAATGGAATTTCTCCAACTTTAGAAAAAAGCATCAAAAACAGAATCGCAATTCCGAGATTTGGAGATGTGCAACAAACCGAAAGTTTGAATGTAGCTACAGCAACGGCTATATTTTTAAGCGAATTCAGAAGGAACCAATAA